TACAAATCGGTTTTATAGGTTTGAGTTTGGTCCAATATAGAAATCTACTACATTGTATGGTAGAATGTTAGAAAACAACCCAAAGTGAAagaataaaaggaaataaatacggttatttattatttgcatATACCTGTTGATGAAGGAATCGGTGTGCGACCTTGTATTCCCTCTGGAGGATGATGTGCTGAACAGAACAATCTGAACGCCCACGGTGAAGAATATTGTTGCAGCCCTGGTGAAGAACAATGCTGTAGTGCAGAACAGAACAATCTGAACGCTCCTGGTGAAAAATATTCGATACGAAATGCTCGATGCTCTGAAATAAAAATCTGAACTTGCTTCGAATTTGAACAGAAATTCTTGATGCCGGTGGAATCTGGAGAGAGGCCATGAAAggtggaagaaattttggaatTAGGATTCTATTTAAATTTGCTTGTTTTGAGAGTATTTGGGCATCCAATTGACACCTCTAGTCTACACAGTGAACCACCACATTATGCAAACGTGCACCTTAGGTATAgacaataacaaaacaatatagAATGAATTCTTATAAGTTAGTtcatgaaaacaaaatatttccaTTTTGATATCAGAAATGGTCAACTCAGACGTATGCACCCTTCACTCTTAGTGGTAATGGACAGTCTTATCATGTATTACAGATTTCGATTCCCCAAACAAAAATGGATATCTAATACATGTTCTCTCACTGAACCGATTAGAAGTTTTCTACTGGAATAGGTAGCAACTGAACATAGATCCATTTTCTAAAGatcattgaaaatatttgtcgggTCGATTGAAAAGTCAAGTAAATGATAAAATCtggattttatttataaaaagaatcgaaaaatccagaaaaaaaaagtacctGTTGGGCAATAATGTTCTTTCTCTCCTTTTCTTTAACTTTCTTCTCATTTTCTGCTTCAACTTTGTCTTTTATAAGCTCATCTACCTTGCTCGTATATTCCCGAATAGactagagaaaaataaaaaatgattattaacaaaagaaaaaaatgtttgtccTTAATAATAATTGTAATGAAAGAGACCCTTGTAAAAAACATACCTGTAAGAGATAAGGGAAGGAAAAATCCATCATATTGTTCTTCCAAGCTAGCTCTAATGCAACATCTGGCCGTATTAGATCATAACAAGTAGAGAGGCACGATGCAAAACACTCTTTCTTCCCCTGAAAAACAAAGACAGAAAGAAATCTTGACCAAGTAAGCAGTAATGAAGTGTAGAAAGAATGAATATAATTCATAACGATGAAGAGGTCACACCGCAGAATGTGACAGGGCCTAATCTGGCAAGGATCTAATAAATGTACACCTGCTCACTAAAATAAACAAGCAAATCCTCTGAGAGTTTCTGGTCACCAGATTGATAGCAAGTTTCCATGCAGTCCTTGTAAAGTTTGTCTTTCTTTAACATACAAATGGACTGTTTCCATCTTCCAGCTTTCTTGTAAATATAAGCAGCAACACGTCTCATCTCAAGGAGCTCGTGCTTCTCAATCTGATCATGTGTATTGTTGAAACCAATCAATAATCATTCAAGATTTAGAAGTTTGCGAAAAGGATGTAGAACTCAATTTGGCCAAATAAGTAAGATAAGGAAAATCCACCTTCTGTGCAAGACCTATCTGATTGAAGTTGTCATACAGATCTATCGATTTACGAAGTCTATCGTAGTCCACCTCGTCAACATAAATTTCATGCAAAGCTTCATTAATAGAAAACACATTGCTGCTTTGAACTTCAACCATGTACGGCTTTATCAATCGGATATGGCCTGCCTAAAAATCAGAAAATTCGAGCAACAAGTATAATTATTGCATTAATCATTTGCAACTAATTATTTACATAACctaataagattaaaattacaGATATTAGGCAATAGAGTACAAGAAATATAGACCTTCTGCGCTATTTCTACAATACGGGCATGTTCCACATGACGGGCAAGCACATTAAGAAGATCATTTATAATATCAGGATGTTCTTGCAAGTAGAAATGAACAGCCTTATAATATAGTTCTACACGACCAACATTTACTATAATATGTTTGAATTGCATGTGGTCCCATGCTTCTCGAGAGTGATTCATTACAGTGATTGCAGCATTATTAAACTCTTCAAATTGCACATATAGGTATGTGAGTTCTTTCCAGAGTTGATGTTCATCACACGCCTGAAAAAGCTTGAGACTGTTGAGGTTGGTTGAGAACAACTTAATGTGCTCCATTAACATCTCAGGACGATATCTTGCGTAAAGAACTCCCAACTCAGTAAAGATACTCTCATGAGCACACTCCAGTTCTATCCCTTTCTCCATTAGAGAGATGAGTTCATTGAAGCGTCTTCTGTTCTGATAATACTTGCAAACTTCTTCCAGATCGTCCGCCTTCATAAAAATGATGAGTGATTAGCCATAAAAAcggaaaataacaaacaaatcaacAGTTTATCTGCTACTTATTGTGTATACTAATAACTAGATGTTCTATACTTCACCGGAACACATCCCATTAACTTGCATgcaatgaaattgaaatatgaGCGGAAAACCTGGATACTGAAAATTGGAGACATAGGGACAGGGGTGGTATTACTGTCAGAAAAAATAAACGAAAGTTTAAGCTAGAAATCGTGCCACCTGAACAATAACATTGAGACCACAAATCTGAGCTAAGGAGGATTCCCCAGCATCAATGCAGGAAAAACAAACATCCTTCCATGTTTTCAAACTGTTTGCTTTCTTAGCAGCATCAACAGCATCTTGGAATTGTTGAAGCTTCACCAATGTCACTGCTAACTTAGCCCAGTCAGGGATAAaagcaaatataatttttgcaGCCTCATAAAGCGCCTCAGCATACAAGCGGTCTCCAACATTTGGCAAATTAGAAACATTTGGCATCAAAATAAACTCTTCAATTTCTCCAAGCCGACCAATCTTTGCATACGCATAAATGAGCTCACTGTCCACCTTGGGCTCTTTGGTCTTCTGCCTAACCATGAGAAGGTACTTTACTAGGTCATGGTATACATTTGCAACTTCAGCAGCCTTTATAACCTCTAAAAACTGAGTGGCATCATCTGCACGGATGAACAACTCAATTGCATCACTTACTAAGCCTTTTCTTAGTTTCGCCTTAGCCACCTGGCTCCATACAGAATCTTCTTCAACGCAGAATGCAAACTCCATAGCTCGATCAATGGTCTTAAGGTTATCTAGCAGAACATTAACAGCCTTAACATTCAGATTAAATTTCTTGAAAACGGCAAAAGCTTCTTCATATAAGCGTGCTTCCACTGCCGCCTTCCCGACAGCAGAGCCATCAAAGTTGTCCAGCCTATTTATGTAACCCATGACTCTTAAAGGATCTGCTTTTATTGCAGCAAGGATCAGTAAGCTTTTTAGAGTGAAGTTTGCACTAAAAGCAGAATTATGTAGCACAATCTTGTCGAGAAGGTCAATCACTTCATGGGTAAGATTGGCAGTCATAAAAGCTTTCACTGCAGCTGAAACTTGGTCAGGACTCTTGCATTTAGGCAAAGCAGTAGACACCACTTGATCAATCAACTGTCTTCTAAACACGTTCCCAGGATTTAGAACCTCTTTCCAGAGGCCACCATCCATCCGTTCCATAACATATCTGACACAAACAATATCATAAATAAGACGAGTGTCCCAGACTAGCATTTTGAAATACAATAGCACAATATTAATGAAGAATTGTATACACACCTGGCTTGGAGTTTGAACAAGGAATTTTTATTGGTCACATTAACAAGCTCATAATCACATTTCCCCCTTGTGTAAGCAACAACGGCAAGTGTTGGGTCCCTTTGCTCACAATATTTACCAATAACACGAGAATCATAATATAGGTTGGTTGTGAGAAAATGTACTGGATTGCTATTGCTGTCAATGATGATTCTCCCAAGAGCATTATGCACATGTACATCTCGGCTCCCCTCCCACACAAGATCCTCCAAGATCTGAGTAAGCAAACGAAGACGATTCCTGCATATAGAAagtaaaatgagaaaataatatGGTAATGTGGAGATGCAGGGCAGAGAGAAAAATAGCATACCTCTTTACAAATTCTTCAACTAAAGGCTCAACTGGGAAAGGAGAACGAATCGAAAGTACAAGACCTTTAATGAAATTTTCAGGGCATCGATCATCTAACAACTGCCCTACAACTAGAGGAATCTTTTGAGGATTGACCTATAGGTAAGAAATATAATGTTAGAAATTCACGTTTAAGATTAGCATAGAAAGATTCAAAATTAAATgcaatcacaaaaaaaaagttaccctTTGAACATATTCTTCAACATAATGAAGCATGTTTTGACTATAGAGATAATGTATGAGATGAGGAACAAAACCAAAACGATCACACACATTAATCAGTGGCCGTGCATTTGGAAGGTTGGTCTTCATTAGAAAGTTCTTTGTCTTCTCAGCATCATAATAGCATGATTCCCGGGTTACACGCTCTACCTCCGTAATATGTCCCGTTTTAACAGCTACTTCAATGTACTTGAAGTGAATGTCAGGATTCTTACTGTACAATACAGAATCAAAAGCCAAAATTATTAAAGTAATTACTACCAAAAGCAAAATATAGTCTGTCTGGAAAATCAATGCCATTTTCATTCTTCATTTAGAAATACCTAGATCTCAAATGTGCACCCAAGAAAAGGTATAATCCTTCATCAGAATTGAATTTCTCAAAGAGTTTGATGCATGCATCAACACCCAGCTGTTTCGAATATTCCTTGGAAGTCTGCAGATTAGGTACTAGTAAGATTATTTTATACAGAAACTATaataacaagaaaaaatatCCATGTTACAGTAcctgcacaattattttaagatttCCCCCAAGGTTGACAAGTAAAAGTTGTTCCATACACTCCAGTGCCCATTTTCGAGGAAGGGTTCCAAAAAACTTAACAAGAGCCTGAAAATCACTTCATAATAAGAAGACAACATATAAAAGACTAAGTAGATACAGTCACTCT
Above is a genomic segment from Medicago truncatula cultivar Jemalong A17 chromosome 5, MtrunA17r5.0-ANR, whole genome shotgun sequence containing:
- the LOC11408658 gene encoding clathrin heavy chain 1; its protein translation is MAGDNTPNSMKESSTNVPLEDAPSCLQYFDHLFSSGKLDAFESLKMSRLAVSRNKQKLLGKWLAEDKLECTEELGDLVKKVDKDLALKIYTKASATPKVIAAFAERREYDKILTYSKQVGYTLDYIFLLQTILQTDAQGALDFALMMLRMEGGCPVDYNKIADLFLQRNMIREATTFLLELLKPDLPEHGHLQTKLLEINLKTFPNVADSILAKGVFSHYDRPRIAKLCEKAGLFIRALQHYTELPDIKRIIVKTDAIEHQALVKFFGTLPRKWALECMEQLLLVNLGGNLKIIVQTSKEYSKQLGVDACIKLFEKFNSDEGLYLFLGAHLRSSKNPDIHFKYIEVAVKTGHITEVERVTRESCYYDAEKTKNFLMKTNLPNARPLINVCDRFGFVPHLIHYLYSQNMLHYVEEYVQRVNPQKIPLVVGQLLDDRCPENFIKGLVLSIRSPFPVEPLVEEFVKRNRLRLLTQILEDLVWEGSRDVHVHNALGRIIIDSNSNPVHFLTTNLYYDSRVIGKYCEQRDPTLAVVAYTRGKCDYELVNVTNKNSLFKLQARYVMERMDGGLWKEVLNPGNVFRRQLIDQVVSTALPKCKSPDQVSAAVKAFMTANLTHEVIDLLDKIVLHNSAFSANFTLKSLLILAAIKADPLRVMGYINRLDNFDGSAVGKAAVEARLYEEAFAVFKKFNLNVKAVNVLLDNLKTIDRAMEFAFCVEEDSVWSQVAKAKLRKGLVSDAIELFIRADDATQFLEVIKAAEVANVYHDLVKYLLMVRQKTKEPKVDSELIYAYAKIGRLGEIEEFILMPNVSNLPNVGDRLYAEALYEAAKIIFAFIPDWAKLAVTLVKLQQFQDAVDAAKKANSLKTWKDVCFSCIDAGESSLAQICGLNVIVQADDLEEVCKYYQNRRRFNELISLMEKGIELECAHESIFTELGVLYARYRPEMLMEHIKLFSTNLNSLKLFQACDEHQLWKELTYLYVQFEEFNNAAITVMNHSREAWDHMQFKHIIVNVGRVELYYKAVHFYLQEHPDIINDLLNVLARHVEHARIVEIAQKAGHIRLIKPYMVEVQSSNVFSINEALHEIYVDEVDYDRLRKSIDLYDNFNQIGLAQKIEKHELLEMRRVAAYIYKKAGRWKQSICMLKKDKLYKDCMETCYQSGDQKLSEDLLVYFSEQGKKECFASCLSTCYDLIRPDVALELAWKNNMMDFSFPYLLQSIREYTSKVDELIKDKVEAENEKKVKEKERKNIIAQQIPPASRISVQIRSKFRFLFQSIEHFVSNIFHQERSDCSVLHYSIVLHQGCNNILHRGRSDCSVQHIILQREYKVAHRFLHQQMDVRQMNESEPCSSSIAGSMWRKDIVTVGLVDG